AATCTGAGTAAACATCAAATGTGTTTTCTCAATGATCAAGGTGAAGAACTAGGGAGCTAGCTTTCTCTTTAAGAAACTTTTGAACATTAATGCATCCAGTATATAATCAAGTCATAAGCATGAGTTTGCAGACTACTTATGTTAAGAAGAATATAGCTTAGAATGAATCCCTTGTTGCTAATAGATCACATTTACCACCTTTGATGCTAACTGACCAACATTATCACTTTATGTACAGCCAGAATTGGTCATTGTGGTAGGAGAGCAATGCACTATTGCACttaaaatatgtgaaaaaaaagaaaaacaggttcTACCTTCAATTTGTCTGTTTCCATGACAGACCAGAAAGGTGTGTTGAAGGAGAAAGTCAAACAGTAAGTATGACTGGCCACTTTAAAACCTATTCATTTTCAGTCTGCTTGtattaaatatactatttatatatAACAGGTAATGCACATGACCATTTGATGATGACACTGTCATTCATtaagttaaaataaatatttacctaATTCTTATGAAAGTAtggtagaaaaataaaaaaggattttttATTCTTTCCACTCTGACAGATGACTGTTTTTTGCCATAACTGAACCACGATTAAAGAAATAATATTTGTTTCCTGGGTCGGCTCTTTGAATCTAGGCTCTCTTCATTAGAAGTTTTTGAAGTCAGCACTAATaatcttttaatttaaatgttgaatAGCAATCATAATTTCATAAgaacttacaggtgcatctcagtaaattagaatgtcatggaaaagttcatttatttcagtaattcaactcaaattgtgaaactcgtgtattaaataaattcaatgcacacagactgaagtagtttaagtctttggttcttttaattgtgatgattttagctcacatttaacaaaaacccaccaattcactatctcaaaaaatttgaatatggtgacatgccaatcagctaatcaactcaaaacacctgcaaaggtttcctgagccttcaaaatggtctctcagtttggttcactagactacacaatcatggggaagactgctgatctgacagttgtccagaagacaatcattgacacccttcacaaggagggtaagccacaaacattcattgccaaagaagctggctgttcacagagtgctgtatccaagcctgttaacagaaagttgagtggaaggaaaaagtgtggaagaaaaagatgcacaaccaaccgagacaaccgcagccttatgattgtcaagcaaaatcgattcaagaatttggatgaacttcacaaggaatggactgaggctggggtcaaggcatcaagatccaccacacacagacatgtcaaggaatttggctacagttgtcgtattcctcttgttaagccactcctgaaccacagacaacgtcacaggcgtcttacctgggctaaggagaagaagaactggattgttgcccagtgttccaaagtcctcttttcagatgagagcaagttttgtatttcatttggaaaccaaggtcctagagtgtggaggaagggtggagaacctcatagcccaagttgcttgaggtccagtcttaagtttccacagtctgtgatgatttggggtgcaatgtcatctgctggtgtaggtccattgtgttttttgaaaaccaaagtcactgcacccgtttaccaagaaattttggagcacttcatgcttccttctgctgaccagctttttaaagatgctgatttcattttccagcaggatttggcacctgcccacactgccaaaagcaccaaaagttggttaaatgaccatggtgttggtgtgcttgactggccagtaaactcaccagacctgaaccccatagagaatctatggggtattgtcaagaggaaaatgagaaacaagagaccaaaaagtgcagatgagctgaaggccactgtcaaagaaacctgggcttccataccatctcagcagtgccacaaactgatcacctccatgccacgccgaattgaggcagtaattaaagcaaaaggagcccctaccaagtattgagtacatatacagtaaatgaacatactttccagaaggccaacaattcactaaaaatgttttttttattggtcttctgatgtattctaatttttttagatagtgaattggtgggtttttgttaaatgtgagccaaaatcatcacaattaaaagaaccaaagacttaaactacttaagtctgtgtgcattgaatttatttaatacacgagtttcacaatttgagttgaattactgaaacaaatgaacttttccatgatattctaatttattgagatgcacctgtatatggagtTCTTTCTATCTATATGAGACTAAAtgaatacatactgtaagttCAACCAacaatttgttgttttattgcaaTGGCAACTCCTTGCATAAAAAAATATACCTTTACAGCTCTTTGAGCTCATCTGTCATGACAACCAGAGAGTGACATATTACCAAAATGCTAATGAAATCTTTTAATAGAATGAGTTGTCCATCTGCCGGTGTTCTCTTCTCCAAAGCTGAGATGATTTCAGCCTGGATTCAAAAGGCAAAACCGTTTCGGACTGCTCAGAAGTCTTCTCACTTTGCGTTCATTTGCACTTGTGCTGGTTGGAGTCAGTGCTGACTCATCCATTGTCAGAATGGATATAATTTTTCTTGAGCCCCTGGAGCGCCAATGTAATCTTTATCAGATGAAAAGCCAAAGTCTgagggaatttttttattttttcgtttAAACAATTCTTGATTATTTGGATACATTTCCTGAATGAATTAAATACAAGGTTGAACTCAGATCAAATTATGTCTTCTGGACTATTTAAACAAACTTCAAATGTGTTCATGAATTGatctgcattttattttcatgtattcTTAATTGTTACTACAGGCAAATTGTAGTGATTTCACAAAGACCAGTATTTTATTTGCATCAATAGTACCATAGGAATCAAATGACACTGTTGTGAATCATAATGTAACTGCGTAAAGCTTGCTGGCTGTGCTCAAGGGAGATGTGACACCCAGTCAGTAGACCCGCCGCACTTCCAGTGTTgtcatacttaaaaaaataaaataaaaaaacacacaggaTAGTTCATAGATATATTTCAACCAGGCCCATTATAATTCCAAACTTTCTATCCCAGTGGATTTCTCAGATGGAAGCTAGGAATTTGTTATTTTAGAACACCAAAAGACCAGGATGTAGGAAAATACAGACAGTGACCTCATAAGGCTAATTCACACAGGTCCAACAACCGCCAGCAAATACTGTTGTTGGGTTTTGTTAGATCAATGTGTTAaccctgttggtgtttgttgTAGGAATGTGAAATTATATTTCCCAACATTATAAATCCAACTGGCAACTTcagaatgtttgaaatgttggtGTCAAATTTGTTGTCGGCAGTGTGAACCAGCTAATAGTTAAAGTTAACGCCTCTTCACACTGGAATTCTAGAGACTCGAAAACGCTTTCTAAAACCGCATACTGTGGAAAACTATGACGATAGGAAACAGAAAACTGatgagtgtggatgtggccttaaaacGCCTGTGCAAACTGTCTCTAGAATTTTTAattcttaggccacgtccacacaaatacattttcatttgaaaacgcattgatggtgctacgtttacgcctctcattccAACTAGAACTGAAAAcggagactttcgaaaatgctctcataAACAATTATGAAACGTGGCCTTAGAATCTTTGAATGCTCTTTCCATTTCTTTTATTCTTggaaacaaatcacatatatctTGTGCAATCATGTGTTAACCATAACCATATATTTATCACAGGGTCTGGTTCGGTTCAGTGGAAACAATCTTATTCTCATCCGACCTCTTTCCTTAGTTACATTGTAATTACATCCTGTTTTGTGAACGAGAGTGGGTGAAGCTTTTAAATGTTTGTTAGGTAAATGAACTCACAAACAGTATTATCTCAGGGAGAAGGAATGACACATAATAGCAGCTATGGCAGACTGTAGTCATGCACTGGGCAGTTGCAGTCTCTTACATGTCTCTCCAGATGCAATCCAAAATTAGTGTGGAGGGGAAGGCCTTACCATCACAAGCTCTGTGGGAGGAGGCCAGTGATCGCAAAAAAAACCTTCTACCAAGAGATAGAACAGCCAAGTGCTCCCCTTAAACCACATCCAGCAGCTTTTCGCCCCTTCTGTGTGTTCGTCTGAAATGCGTGTCCTTGGCTAGTTCGCTACGAGCAGATTTCTTGTGAAAGACCATTGTTCATTATTCATCATTTGACAGTACATCTGTGTTTTTGTATGTGCAAACAGTTTTTGTTTTGACAGTGTTTATGAGATTGTGTCCCTTGACTTGAGGTAGCTTTTTCCCCCATGAGGTTCTAAAGAGGCTTAATTTCTTGTTCTTCTGTGTATTGCTGTTCCTGTACAGTTGTCTTGATTCCAGTTGTGACTATAATATAGGTAAACTTATTTTAATGACACTGACTGTAAAGGTCTTTTCTGTAATGTAGTATTTTGAAATCCCTCTTTGGTCACTATTTGTCTATTTTATGTTGTTACTTAGGCACATAAATTGAGATTTTTATAATACCTTCAAGTCAGTCAATGAAAATCTCACAAAGCCATCGTAGACTGTGTCTACTGACGTACCATAACTCTTGTTACATTGATTGGAATAGCAAACTTACGCATCTCAGAATTTCATATTTCACAGATGGAGACCATTAGAAGTTCTTGTGCTGATACACTCTCGAAACAGTCCTACATTAGCATATTTGTTAATTGTGTTTAAAATTTGTTGATACCAGAGACTAGTCCTTtgcttatactgtatatggacaCTTAGAACGATAGATTGTCAGCAGAATTCAAAATGTGATTATGTCATGGTTAGTTTTGTGACAGTGACAATGATTTGAGTACTTAAAATACAGGATTATATAGTCTTATCCCTTacacaaaactaaacaaacataAATCTACCAGAATCACAGTAATGTAGACATCTGCACAAAAATACTAAGCAAGTGTCCTGATATACTTACTACAAATTGTCAATAAACTGTTTGAACCTTAAATGGTTTGAGAGTAAAGATCTCGGAGTGTTAATATCTTAAACTTGTGTCTCTGAGAGTGAAGTGCATCATAGAAATTATGTTTATCAGGGCTAGTATTAGAGGTAGAGACCTTACTGTAAAAGCTTATTTGATCAGAATGTTTAATATCAGAAAGAAGACTGAGTGTTTGGTGGCGTACATTCCTGGGCCTTTTGGTATCAAGGGCTGCTCTACAATAATCCAGAAACAGATTCTGGATGAGCAGTCCTCCCCCATGGAAGTTTACCTGAAGAAAAGTATTATTTATcaataagtgaataaaaaaagTGTAATGCACTGTTTTTGCCTTAGTTTTTTCCCCCTCAAAGCACACATACTACAAAAGCTGTTAGTTCatatgtgtaagactttctttcttctgcagaacacaaattatgatttttagaagaatatctcagctctgtattcaatgcaagtgaatgggtgccaaaattttgacactccaaaaagcacataaaggcatcataaaattaatccatacgactccagtgttttaatccatatcttcagaagctacatgatagatgtgggtgagaaacagataaatgtttaagtccttttttgcttgaaattcttctccctgcccagtagggggcggtatgcatgaagaatgtgaatcaccaaaaacacaagaagaatgtaaaagtgatctgtttctcacccacaccaatcatatcacttctgaaggtattgATTttaccactggtgtcttatggattacttttatgcctatgtaatttttgaagcttcacaactttggtacccatttacttgcattgtatggatcaaaagagctgagaaattcttttaaaaatcttcatttgtgttcagcatatgaaagaaagttatacacatctgggatggcatgggggtgagtaaacaatgagagaattttcatttttgggtgaactatacctttaaagggaCAGCTTACACACCTTCATGAGATTTTAGAAAatatgttagcctcagtaaccattcacttactttgcatctttttttccatccaataaaagtgaatggtgactgaggctgtcattctgcccaagatctcattttgtgtttcacagaagaaagtcagtcatatagGTTTAAAACACCATGATGAGgattaatgatgacagaactttcattttgggatgaactatccctttattctACCTTAATATTCTGAATTAAAGTAATACACTTGCCCAAGTTGCCCCATTGGCTTTTATGGTAAGTGCAATAAAATATACATGCAGTCTTCCTTGGACTTTACTAAGTGAGGGGTGAGCCTAACTTCTTTCTGTGGTAATATTCTGATTACCCTGAATAATTGCAAGCATTACCTTCTTTGGCCTTGTAAGATTGTGGTATCTAGTTGTTTAGTGCCATCTAGTGTTGAGGTAAAGCAGCACCATTCATTAACAGCAAGACAACAGAAAGGTGTTGGCATATTTATTTCAAAGTTCATTATCGGACAGTCGGTTTAGCAGCATAAGGAAAGTCTTGAGGTATTTTTTATACTCAATTGCAGGTCATCCACAATATACATTCACTCACATATAAATTCAgtatacaaaacacaaacacacagatacatCCTGCTACAGTGAACTGCAAACTCTTCCACCATCCTGTGCATAAAGTCAGCGTCCAATTACATGGCAGTCAGTCTGTGCTTCTGAAGGAGTTTAAGGCAGTCCCTTAGTGAAGAAGCTTTGGCTGTTTGGAGAAAAGAAGAGCAGATGGTCAGGATAAGCATCTAAATGTagaaaagcacagaaagctgAGACACAACCTTGATGATTCATCTTAACAGACTATCAATCTGTGACTTCCTATACTTGACATTCTCTCTAATACTGTATTTTTATCCTTGATGAGTTTAAAAGGAAAGATTGCCAAGTTTCTTTGACAACTTCACTGAATTTCCATTTCCCTATCAGGAGGAGTGTATATGTTTACCAGGAGCTACCTGAGATTTCTGACCGCTACACATTGGTAGTATTAGGCCATAGTGGGCCACAATTCGGCCTAAACCTCACAACAACTTTAAtacaacatttaaaggaatagctcacccaaaaatgaaaattctgtgattaattacttctcatgtcattccaaacctgtatgattttctttctttcgtgaaacacaaaaggaaaagtttagcagaatgttttttttggaacgacatgagcatgagtaaatgatgacaggattttcacttttgggttaaCTTAATGCTACAACCATTAAAGCAAATTAAGCTTTAGtcttaaataaagaaagaaaataaagataaatgtGACGTGAAGAAAAGTACCTTCTGTGCACCCAGTTTCTTTTGCAGAATTTGGGCTGATCCTGGTCTACCATCCCCACCCCAGGACACCCGACTGGAGTGGGTTTGGGAGAAAGAGGAGAGGATGTTTGGTTTTGGGGCACATGAAATGTTTTTGGGGGGAGAGGCACCGCTAGTCTTACGTTTCCTGCCAAGGCCTTTGAGTTCATATCCAACAGCCCTTTGATTCAGCCCTGAGGACCCTCCCTTATCTGACTCTGGGGAAGAAGAGGGGGAGATATGGGTTGACATACGGCTGGGACTTTGCTTGGTCAGCCCCTTCATTTCAGTGGCATTTACAGATTGCCGGTGTTTGCTGCCAGGTGCGAGTGCACCATTGAATGGTCCATGTGGAGAACAAATTTTGGTTCTGGCTAAGGAGGACTGGTAGTCCCCATGGTGAGGGGTGTATGAGATCTTGCCCTGTCCAGGCGAGTCCTCAACCTCTTGGGGAGATTTCCGCCGCTTACTGGCCACAGGACTCTCCTGAAGCTCCCTGAATCTGGTCTGCAAGGCCTGTTTGCTGGGCCGGCCCATTGGGTTACAGGGCCGGCCAGAACCTGAGGCTGACTGGGCTTTTGTTGGTAACTCTGATTGTCCTGAGGTGCTAATCCTGAGAGAAGAGGCACTGCGAGCAGGTACTGCGCTGCGCATGGCATCATGGGAATTGTAGGATTTTGTAGTGACTGACGGTTGATGAGAACATAGCTCTGACACCTGAGGGATTTTCCTGTAGATGAACATTTGTACTTAGAacaaacacattttggaaaattcaCAGGCAAAAGAACAGGTTTAAAGTATTTACAGCAACCAATAGCTTGGAATGTAATCCACTCTAACtctgaagcaagttgtttttttgACTGGaagtttaaaggaaaagttcacccaaattagaaaattctgtcatcatttactcactctcttgtCTTTTgaaacccatctgactttcttccttctgtgaaaagacaaatgcataatttatagcagaatgtccaagctgctcttttccatacaatgaaaatgaatggcgaGTATGGCTGTCAGGCAAGAATTTCAGCGAAAAACAACTTTCATGCTGTTCCTCACAAACAGCTGTCATATTTCCTCAGAAGACTTAGGACAATGTAGCGCACAAGTCATACCGACTAATTTTAGGAtgcttttgtggtgcttttttgtcctttttggaacatGACACCCCCTGGTCCCTGtgcactctcattgtatgaaagaaagcagcgtgaacattctttaGTTTCCCattaaaataaagtcatacgggtttggaacaacatgatgattagtaaatgattacagaatttgtatttttgggggaactatccctttaacatcagcctgatgttgtaaagcatcTTACTTCCACAGATAAGTGCTAAGGTGCCTCTCCATCATAACAGTGAATGCTGACCGCAGGTGGAGCAGCCGTCGGTCAAACAGTAACACACTGTGTCCCAGTACACGTGCCCCGAAAGTGCAAAGCTgggtagaacatggaagagaagACAAACATGGATTCATTTCATCAGAATGCAGAATTATGGGATGAAGAACAACCAAGTAAGTAAAATAGAATAAACTGATTATACAAACAAAGTATAAAATTCATGATGAATTcaattttacagaaaaaaaaaaaaaaacacgtaatAAATCAAAAGGTGTACAAGAGCATAAGATGTCTTCAGATTTAATCAATGAAACATCCAGTGAATGTTTTGTAACTTTTGTTTTGAACACCTATTATCCTGTATATCAAGGACAGATTAAGAAAATAATGTCTGCAGAGTTATAGTCTGGTGTAAATTATACAACCATCCAATATGGACTTAATTTCAGGATTTTTAAACTTTTCACAAGAAACTTTTAAGATGTTTATATGAAGGAAACTTTGAAGATGTACTCACCCCCAGGGGTTTAGGGTGCCAGGTGCTagcaggtagatgagcaaattCCTCACGGTTCTCCCCGTCACTCTCCTCACTGGAGAGACTAGCTGAAACAGACTCTACCTGTGTCTCTTCAGAGTGCATCTTCTGCTCCTCTATATCTACACTACTGTCTGATGGACTCATGGACctgtaaacacacatatacagataaAAGTCCTGTCTAATACTATGATGCACTATCCATATATAATGTCAACATTTTAAGAGGTGATTCTCCTATCAACTCTGGAACTACACATTTTCCCAATAGTAATCTGCATCTGCTGTTCCTTGACGAATTCAAATTTCCAGCAGAATCATTCAACTGCCCTAATCCAATAacccttaaaaggaatagttcacccaaaaatgaaaatttgctgataatctactcaccctcaggtcatccaagatgtatcggagttattttcttcatcaaaacagaatttaagacttttaggatttcatttcaggcctcctcctctaaacaatgcaagtgaatgtcctccattttttgacggtccaaaatgcatatttagggtgcatcaaaataatccacacgactccagtcgacaaataaagttcttctgaatgcaaacgattgattatttttagaaacaaaacaatacttatatactttttaactacaaacgttcgcttcagtacatctcagtgacgtgcgctcatgagagggatgacataagctcactGGTAAGGTTatgcatcacgtggaggaggagtcaggaagtgcgtcattgtttacatagttttttttatatagtattatttggaaattattattattatttttatatatatatattgttttgaaattgttttggactgttttggtttgtgaacagcacaagtttctcttgtaagcaatgacgcgcttcctgactcctcctccgcGTGactttaccaatgagcttacatcatccctctcatgagcgcacatcacagagatgtacagaagtgaacatttgtagttaaaaagtatataagtatagttttgttttaaaaataatcaatcgtttgcgttcagaagaactttattttttgactggagtagtgtggattattttgatgcaccctaaatatacattttggaccgtcaaaaaatggaggacattcacttgcattgtttaaaagaggaggcctgcaatgaaatcctaaaagtcttaaattccattttgatgaagaaagaaactcagaaacatcttggatggcctgagggtgagtaaattatcagcaaattttcatttttgggtgaactattcctttaaaggaatattccgagttcaatacaagttaagctcaatcgatagcatttgtggcataatactgattaccacaaaaaataattcgactcctctcctttttttttaaataaaaaaaaaaaaagaagaaaaaaaaagagcaaaaatcgaggttacagtgaggcacttacaaaggaagtgaatggagccaattttttggagtgtttaaaagcagaaatatgaaccttattatttaataaaagcactaacattaattctgctgttttgtattattttatagtgTATTATTAGTGTATTAATAGTGtattattttctctgtaaaattgattaaatcgttgtttttacagttgttttaaggTTTTAGTTTTTATAGTGTTACatagtcatggcaacaaagttgtaaaattgggtacaactttacacagaaacggtttgtaagtgattttatcacactaaaatcatgttaacacgtatattgcttatgtcttgtggctatacgtttaaaatagtgagtattttaacgttcacagattggccccattcatttccattataagcgtctcactgtaacccagatttaaaaaaatttgtttatagaaaatgagggacgagtctaaattaattttagt
This sequence is a window from Myxocyprinus asiaticus isolate MX2 ecotype Aquarium Trade chromosome 33, UBuf_Myxa_2, whole genome shotgun sequence. Protein-coding genes within it:
- the LOC127424001 gene encoding ataxin-7-like protein 2 isoform X3 — protein: MCIYGHCPAHDDFFLVVCSHCGQVVKPQAFEKHCERRHGPLSKLCSTPSNCSSDRPQQGRPPSQHGSTCRGQVSRSQDPGPPKVPPPHSPHQGRSKPLHEAPSLQQMDKVFHGTPPSPPHFSTPIPRDPPWHRGPSPPKATSPAEKPLQKSLDSHTPLHGPRTYSRIDKKVLKKECDLDKHCGVMDSERQKVCTRLLTCNIHSIHQRRQVVGRSKAFDQLVTELKMSSKSREHPPLPREVPHGGLPNPELCGSQSRPLHYTHQTTNSSILRSMSPSDSSVDIEEQKMHSEETQVESVSASLSSEESDGENREEFAHLPASTWHPKPLGLCTFGARVLGHSVLLFDRRLLHLRSAFTVMMERHLSTYLWKKIPQVSELCSHQPSVTTKSYNSHDAMRSAVPARSASSLRISTSGQSELPTKAQSASGSGRPCNPMGRPSKQALQTRFRELQESPVASKRRKSPQEVEDSPGQGKISYTPHHGDYQSSLARTKICSPHGPFNGALAPGSKHRQSVNATEMKGLTKQSPSRMSTHISPSSSPESDKGGSSGLNQRAVGYELKGLGRKRKTSGASPPKNISCAPKPNILSSFSQTHSSRVSWGGDGRPGSAQILQKKLGAQKPKLLH
- the LOC127424001 gene encoding ataxin-7-like protein 2 isoform X1; amino-acid sequence: MVVERARAKSIMAALDRRISILDFVGQSWTALLDRADVSKSEGSSIEECSKNVKKRMETITLRKEDMCIYGHCPAHDDFFLVVCSHCGQVVKPQAFEKHCERRHGPLSKLCSTPSNCSSDRPQQGRPPSQHGSTCRGQVSRSQDPGPPKVPPPHSPHQGRSKPLHEAPSLQQMDKVFHGTPPSPPHFSTPIPRDPPWHRGPSPPKATSPAEKPLQKSLDSHTPLHGPRTYSRIDKKVLKKECDLDKHCGVMDSERQKVCTRLLTCNIHSIHQRRQVVGRSKAFDQLVTELKMSSKSREHPPLPREVPHGGLPNPELCGSQSRPLHYTHQTTNSSILRSMSPSDSSVDIEEQKMHSEETQVESVSASLSSEESDGENREEFAHLPASTWHPKPLGLCTFGARVLGHSVLLFDRRLLHLRSAFTVMMERHLSTYLWKKIPQVSELCSHQPSVTTKSYNSHDAMRSAVPARSASSLRISTSGQSELPTKAQSASGSGRPCNPMGRPSKQALQTRFRELQESPVASKRRKSPQEVEDSPGQGKISYTPHHGDYQSSLARTKICSPHGPFNGALAPGSKHRQSVNATEMKGLTKQSPSRMSTHISPSSSPESDKGGSSGLNQRAVGYELKGLGRKRKTSGASPPKNISCAPKPNILSSFSQTHSSRVSWGGDGRPGSAQILQKKLGAQKPKLLH
- the LOC127424001 gene encoding ataxin-7-like protein 2 isoform X2, with protein sequence MVVERARAKSIMAALDRRISILDFVGQSWTALLDRADVSKSEGSSIEECSKNVKKRMETITLRKEDMCIYGHCPAHDDFFLVVCSHCGQVVKPQAFEKHCERRHGPLSKLCSTPSNCSSDRPQQGRPPSQHGSTCRGQVSRSQDPGPPKVPPPHSPHQGRSKPLHEAPRDPPWHRGPSPPKATSPAEKPLQKSLDSHTPLHGPRTYSRIDKKVLKKECDLDKHCGVMDSERQKVCTRLLTCNIHSIHQRRQVVGRSKAFDQLVTELKMSSKSREHPPLPREVPHGGLPNPELCGSQSRPLHYTHQTTNSSILRSMSPSDSSVDIEEQKMHSEETQVESVSASLSSEESDGENREEFAHLPASTWHPKPLGLCTFGARVLGHSVLLFDRRLLHLRSAFTVMMERHLSTYLWKKIPQVSELCSHQPSVTTKSYNSHDAMRSAVPARSASSLRISTSGQSELPTKAQSASGSGRPCNPMGRPSKQALQTRFRELQESPVASKRRKSPQEVEDSPGQGKISYTPHHGDYQSSLARTKICSPHGPFNGALAPGSKHRQSVNATEMKGLTKQSPSRMSTHISPSSSPESDKGGSSGLNQRAVGYELKGLGRKRKTSGASPPKNISCAPKPNILSSFSQTHSSRVSWGGDGRPGSAQILQKKLGAQKPKLLH